The region cagagggagtgTTTTTGATACCAGTCAATCAAAAAACTTCATTTCACAGCTAAATGCTCATCATGAATGGACTGCTAGGGATTAATTGttcttcccatttttttcttttagactgGGGGAAGGGAAATTACTAAATATCCTTTATTCTGGATTAGTGGATCTGACTgtgcagaaatatttgttttttctttggaCACAGCTGTCTTGTCTGGTAAGGCAGCCAAACTTGTCAGTCTAGACTGGCTGAGACCCGTAATGCAGATATGTAGGTGAGAAATAActctttggggtttgggttgtctTTCTCCCAGGTCGTTCAAGCCCTCAGATTGATCATTTGAGAAGGAGCCCTACCATGGAACAAGCAGTGCAGACAGCTTCAGCTCACTTGCCTGGTCCAGCACCAGTTGGGAGGAGGAGTCCTGTCCCAGCCAGACCTTTGGTGTCTGTTAGCCAAAAATCATTAGAGAATCAAGAGCATAGGCGAGGTATCTTTGGATCATTTTCATATGGCTTTTGTCTTCTTCCATACAGGAAATGTTCTTCTAAGGGCTACCTGTAGGAATTCTCCTGCTCTCCATTACTGGTAGACTGGTCAGCAGAGACCTGGATTATATATATTGCTTTTTAAAGTCAAGCATatattctaattttttttttccttttacaagtTAAACTTGTGGTTTactttttttaggtttttttggttgtttgtttttttttttttaatgtgaactatgtaaatatatacaaaagtaTGATCAAAAATACCTAATTGGATAAACCAATCATTTTTTTATTCCCAACTTTAGCTGAAGCACACAAGGTTTCAAGATCAGAAAATGAActcagaaatgaaagcaaacgGCAAATTGGTAAATCTTGTTTTGAGAAATAGCTCTCAGTGTTTTCAGACTTCATGAAGTTTTTTAAAAGTCTGCTAAAATATAGCACTGTATAGTTTGGGAAGTGCTAGGTCTTTGTTTCTGACATCCAGAAATCCTGCAGCTTACTTTGTGGTAATGAAGAGTTGAAGTATTTAGAATGCCTTTACATAATTGTTTCTAGTGGGCAACAGTAGCTTTGCATTGGGTCAGATAACACAagcagaaaaaatattaaagagaaaaatctcttcTAGTTGCTTTATGTTAAGCGGTTGAAATATAAATGCATAAGTAAGCAGTGTTTGTGGATTTATAAACACAGTAGCATAAAATGAAGCTTGTTACCTTTCTACAAAAACAACTGACTGAAAAGCCACTAACATTTTATCTCCTCTCCCAAAAGCTTCTAAGGACTTGTAGAAAGTCTTCTGCTAACTATCAGTTCTGTTTATTCTCCTCTGTGGCCCTGCCATAATTACTGTAACTGAATTTACAAATCACAAGCTGCTCCGACAGGATGTTTAACAACAGAAGTGTAGGAAGAGGATGCATGAAGTCCCAACCTGTCACCCCAGgaactaaaaaataaaacaccccATACAAAAAGACAACTACCCTCAAAGGAAAATAGAAATccccaaaacaaagccaagcagaatttttcttttcagttccaGGTGCACCTGCAGCGCGGAGAGGCCGTGGGGGTcacagaggaggcagaggaagatTTGGTATTAGGAGGGATGGTCCAATGAAGTTTGAGAAGGACTTCGACTTTGAAAGTGCAAATGCACAGTTCAACAAGGAGGAAATTGATAGGGAATTTCATAATAAACTTAAACTGAAAGGTAAACTAATTTTTGCTTTAGATCCAAGCATTCAAAGACCATCCTGCTGTTTTAATCCTACCTTGGAGAACAAGTTTTAAACTGCCTATCCTACTATGAATCAATGAATAGACTGGGATCATCTAATTAAATACTTGGGTCGCTGTTTGAGTTTTGGAGGAATTTAACTAGCAAATATACGTCATGTTCTAACAAGTTTGTTAGTTAAAAATGCAGTTTACTTGAGCAATAGTGTGAGCAAGCTTTCGAGCTCTGGAAAAGATGTGGTAAAAGAAAACCTGTATTTTATGTTTTCAATTCTTAATAGATCAAAAATCTGAGCTTGAGATCAGAACATTGCTGGAGGATGCACAAGAGTTTCAGTTTCACCAAGTTCCTAGCAATTCTTTGTTCCCTTTTCCAAGAGTATTTGGAACCTGTAATCCATACTGCCAGCACTTCTGTCTTGTTTTCCAGCAAGCTTCTGTTTTAATTACCTCATTctcttgtgaccagccacctgTTCATTACACTGCTGCTACTATTTTTGGACAGAATTGTTACAGGTTAAAGTAAGGAGTTCTCCATTTCACTAAAGGATGGGCTAAGAAGCTGGGAAATAAGGGCAGAAATACGTGGTCAGATTTCAGTGTAGAAAAGAACCACCAGTcacatgggattttttttttctctggtgCTTGCCTCTTTCTGGATCACTTTTAAATGAGCAGACAGTTTGCTGCTGatactgtttcttttttcagagtaataaagaggaaagggaaagctaACCCTAAAGAGCTATGGAACTATTTTCTGAGACAGTAGTAATTTTTGTGAGTGTGGTGGTAAGGCTGAGCTGATTATCTGAAGTTTATGCACAGCATCATGAGATTTAAGAGCCTAGGAAGAAGACTTAAATATCCTAATAGCCTGTTCTATTGAACCATCAGCTTCTTTTCCAGTACCATTCAAAACGGGAAGGCGAGTTTGGGGTGCTGTTTGGAAAGAAATAGATCATAAAGACAGTTGACAGCACAGTATCTTGAATGCCAGCCCTGGTCTCAAAGGAGataacagcaaaaccagaagacaATAGCATCAGAACATCCCAGTTTGTGTGTCAGATTATTTGACTTCCATGCTGATTTTTGGAGACGTTTCTCTATTTCTGAGCCTTCAGCATAGTTTGTGTCTGTCTGCTGGCCTGAGGGTAAGTTaccagtgctgtgctgtttaGTACAGTGGGCTGGAAAGCTTCTGTTGacttttattttccagaagATAAACTTGAGAAGCCAGAGAAGCCTGTGAATGGAGAAGACAAAGGTGACTCAGGTGTCGATACCCAAAACAGTGAAGGGAATGCTGATGAAGAGGATCCACTTGGACCCAACTGCTACTATGACAAAACCAAATCCTTCTTTGATAACATCTCCTGTGATGACAATAGGTATGGcctgcaggaggaagctgttaGTCAACTTAGTGCATGTTTCTGCCATAAGGTAATGCCAGTGCTACTCATTACAGTCACCACTGAATCCAAAGTGGGGAAAGCTTATTCCATCTGCCGGAACACAGGAAAATGAAGCCCTTTGTGGGCAAGTGCAACACATTAGTAGCAAGACATTTTTAATGTTGGATTAGAACCATACTACTAGAACTGAGTGTACATATGCTGGAATCTCTTCCAGATGTACTAAAAAGGGGTTTATTGTTCAGGGTTTTTGCTCCTAAGTTGCCACTTGAGCTAAATTGATGATGACCGTTTTGGGAACAGTTCCTGAGTAGATGATGTAACTGTCTTGGCCAGTAGTGGAGTTCCAGTGGGCAGACAGCAGgtcaggaaaagcaaagcttATCTTTTGCTGTTGCCTTTTTATTAGGCCAGATGATGTGGATTACTGACCTATTTTGAATTGAGGGGGTAGGAGGAAAGAATTGTTTTGTTACACTGACAACTAAAAACAAGTCAGTATCTATAACTGCAAGCTCTTGGtttctctttcttgttttaaaCTGCAGACagctatttttttaatatttattatttattatatggTGCTATGTGCAGAGGATACAGGCTGTGTCCTTCTCTGTGGGAAACTCTTAGAGCATAGTTAATACATAATGAATGCtactggaacatctcccttttCATTTAAATGAGATGTGGCAGACACCTAGATTCCTGTGGAAGGGATGATGTGGAGATTCAGAATGCAATGAACGTATGATTTTATTTCATGGGCTTTCTCGCAGTTCTGGCTGAGGCAGGCAGACTTCCTTCTGCAGTGTGTTTTAAAACAGTCCTTGTTGCTTCTGCCTGGCAGGGAACGGCGACCCACCTGGGCTGAGGAGAGGAGGTTAAATGCTGAGACCTTTGGAATACCTCTGCGTCCCAACCGCGGCCGTGGAGGCTACAGAGGCAGGGGAGGGATTGGCTTCCGAGGCGGAAGAGGCCGAGGAGGTGGGAGAGGTGGCTTCACTGCCCCCCGAGGAGCGTTTCGTGGTGGATTCAGAGGAGGCCGCGGAGGCAGGGAGTTTGCTGACTTTGAGTATAGGGTAAAACGCATTTAATCTTACTGTGACCTGATCCAGTGCTCTTGGGAGcaagtggttaaaaaaaaatctcctgctTTTAGATCTGGTGTTGAACTAGAATTTCTTGGCTAGTATTTTGCAGGCACTTTGAGGTACTTAATTGGAAGTCTGTAAATGCTGAAATTTCAATTACAGAGCATCATTTTACTATCAACAGCAACCTAAGCTAAAAGCTACCTTTCTTAACTTGTCCTAAATACTCAGGTTATAGCTGGAGTTGGTGGgtggaaggagaaaaacaagcaaaaggtCTGCAGATGAAATACAAGTGTTTAGAAATGTGAATTGCAAACATTTTTCTAAGCAGTATTGTAAAATGTGAAGATTGAGAGGGAGTCATTTAACTTGAGTGCAGCTTCCTGGAATGCTGTCTGAATGAGGTGGTACAAAGCCCGTGGGCTTACAAGATCCTTTATAAGCCCTAACATAACTGAATCTGCCGAAGCACAGCAACGGCCCTTTCCAAAAAGGGAGATAAAATGTTTGAGTTCTGTAAGGTCCCATTAAACGCTTTTTAAACTCTAACTTTCCATAATTATCCCTGCTGGCTGttgagaaggctgagacagGGTTGGTTTTGTATAGCCAGTCATTCCATAAAAAGGAACAGTGGGACACAGGACATAAAAGCTTCAGAAGAAAAGATTCCTGTTCATCCCATCGAGAAGGTGTTTTCCAGAGATGAGAAGcactgctgctttatttttactGAGTGAAGCTTGAAGCTCCTTTAAGCATTATGCACGGCCACCATGTAAGTCTGCTAACTGAAGTTACCTGATGCTTTCATCATCCTGTAAGCAGAGAAGCAGGAACACCTGCTGcaagagctgtgctggctgggaagCAGATTCTCACTTTGCCCTAGAGTTACAGGATTTGTTGCTTTTGCAACCCCATGAAGACATCCATTTCTGTTTCCTGTTGAAGGTGGTGACTCCTTCCTACCAGCCCTTGGGAGGAAGGATACAGTTGGCAGGCTCAGCTGGAAAAGTGAGGGATTCTGGGCTAGTGCTGACTTAGGtgcctgtttttttccctttttcttggAAGTGATGTGAATTCTTCTCTCCATCAGAGCTTGTTGATTATAGCAGTTTTGTCAATCAGCAGAGCTCAGTTGCCTGCACAACCAAAATCTTGTAATCATTTCAGTGCAAGCCATTTGTCTTGATATGAAGCATGTAAATTCAAGTGAAACATCACCTTGTGTAGGACCAGAAGTAACCTTGGCATGCGCCTCAGTGTCCGTAACCAGCGTAATTAACCAGATTGCTGCAAGTAAACACAGGCTTGTACTGTGCTGACTGTGACAGAACAACTTTTTCTCGTAGCTGACTGCATGGGCAGTTAGTTCAGTCAGTTCTGCAACATAAATGTTTGTTCTCTGTTTGAAGATACACATTTTTAACAATGATaaaaaagggggtggggaagCCTTCTTTTCATCACAGATTTCTTAGtgtccctcagttgctccttcATTAGTTTGCAACAATTAGTGCTATGCTGTAGAGAAATTCTTTGTAGCTGAGCATGGCTTGAGGGGCTGAAGATTGGATTTAATTTCTGAATGAGAGAATTTCAGTCTTCCAGAGAGGTAGGAGGTTGTGAAAAGCCCAAGGATTTGTGCATGGGTAGGCAGAAATGAGGAGCTGGTTGAGTATGTGgcaggctgaggctgctgtgccctggtgcCAGCCTGGTGTCACAGGGGAGgctctgctctagttgcaggtgGGAGGCAGCTGTGCATCTTCTCCAGATTCCTTTCTGATGTCTGCCTTTGCTCTTAACATTGTCCTGTTGTTTCCTCTAGAAAGACAACAAAGTGGCTGCGTAGTCTAGAAGACAGCTGAACCTGGGGAAACGTCTCGATCTTCTTGATCCAAGAATGAGTTTTAATCTCTGCAAAGAATGAAGTGAATTTGCTGTACACTTGTCACCAGCACTGGGATTTAACTATTTAATTTCAAAGGGGTGTAATGCAGTTACTTTTGAAAAATGGCCATCTTTGCGAGGAGTGAGCATTAAGTATAtttgagagaggaggaggaataaCTTCTTGTGTATAGTTAATTCTAAAGCAGTACTTCGATGGAGTTTAAGTATTTTTTCATCAccgaaaggattttttttcttattactaAACTGTATTTGATAATTGCTTCAAGTTGTAAGGACAATTGTATGCAGAAGGCCGTCGATACTGTGAGTGTTTTGATCCATTGGAGGTTGTTTTTTGGAAATCCTGTAATATCCCTTTTGAGATAGTTGTACTTTTATCAGCTAGGGTGCTGGAGAGTAGAGAACTTGCTTTGTCAGTCGAATATGTACACACAGTAAATACTGTTTCTTAGGCAAAGGAACCTTTTTATATAGCTGTAAAATTCCATTATACCCCATTGCCAAAGAAACACCACAGACTTTGTATAGCTGTATAAAAAGCAACtaattttttaaagaataaacaTTTTTAAGTCAGCGAACATACTGTGTTATTGCAAAAAGTTGATATGCTGAAGAACACTGAGTTttagttggggttttgggtttgtttttggttttgtttttggtttatCTTTAGGCTtaaatgtttgatttttatATTTGGACTGTAATGAAGATTTGAAATTGTTCTTCTGCAATGTGAAACTGGATAGACTCTTCTCTTGCAAGGCTTTGATTTTGTAGTCTCTGGCATATCACAGGATTTGACCAAATTAAGGAGGTATTTTCAAATAAGGACAGAGTTAATTTTCCTATGTCGAAATTTGTGATTAATTTTACTTAGTGATAAATATTAACTTTTTTTAATAATGGCCCAGGCACACGAGTGTTTGATTCTCCTGGAGTGCCTGGGACAGAAGTACGTCTCCATTTGTCAATTCTTGAGATGTTAACTTTGTTGTAATACCTGTAGACATAAGCAATTTAAAGAATTCTTAGTGTTTGAAGTTGTTTGCATTTTGATAGACCATAGCTGGGAGACACGAGGACTCTGGTTCCGACACCGTGAACTCACAAATGACAGAGTATGGACTTTTTGCCAATTCTCAATGACTAGTTTCCACTTTTTGATATGCTGAACTAGAAACCTGGTCATTTGTGTCTGTGTATGTATATGAAGGCCACAGGAATAAAGGGAtccaaagattaaaaaaaaaataataattttgctctaatttgctgatttttttttttcttttcttttttcacttaaaaatgttcagtggtgataaagatgtggaAAACTGCACTGTTGGAAAATTGGGCTGTTTAAAGTTGTTGATAGAATCTTAATTTTATAACTTTTATATAGCACTACAAGGAAGTATTTTGTAACTGGTTTCCTTATTAAGGCCAAGTAGAAGTTAGCAGCTCTTGTTTAGGCATGTTTTCTGCATGTTGACAACGACGCCTTTTGGGCTCCACGAGTCGTGACTCGAGGCAGCCCTTGGAGGTGTTTGGCCACAGCAGCGAGTGCTGTCCTGTTGCAGTAACTTGGTGTGCTGTGCGCGGGGGCCCAGGCTTGTTTAAACGCGAGGAGCTGTAACTAGCGGTGGGGGAGGCCCCGAGGGGATTGATGAATTGCGGGCTCGCTCCCAGCGCCGGGGTGAGAGGTGGGTGCAGTGTGCTCGGCAAGCAGCGGCGTGGCGAACCTTCCATCTACCTTGCGCCATGGCAGGAAGGGTTTCtcttacttcctttttttttttttattttaaaccagaATAAACTGTTCAATACAATCAGCCTTCGCCAGGTTATTTGTTGTGGGCACAGGCCCTCCTTGCTGCCCGCACCCGACATGCGTGGAGCCGGCCCTGGCTGCGCTCCCTCGAGGGAACAACCGCATTCTCCAAGCGGGTGTTggcgggagggagggggtgCCGGGGGACGGGACCCCCTTGGTGGGGGCGCTACAGCCCAGCCCAGTCGGAATCGCTCCTCCCCTCACAGCACCTCGCGGCCCCGCCTTCGCCCCTCGCGGCCCCGCCTCGCGACCGGACGTGCCGAGGCGCGTGGCGCCAGCTAGCGGCAGCTCGTGCGGCTGAGGTGTGCGCGAGCGGCGCCGGGAGCCAATGGGAGGTCGCAGACAGCGGCGCCGCCGGTTCCCGTCAGCCCTCGCGCGGGGCGGTTGAGCCATGTCGGTGGCGTTCGTGCCGGAGCGGCTGCGCGGGAAGGCGGAGGTCAACCAGGAGACGCTGCAGCAGGTGAGTGTGGGGAGAGGGGCTGCGGCGCGGGTTCTCCCGGCTCTGCTGAGTGGGAGCTGGCCCTGCCCGCCCCCGCTTCGGTCTGGGGCGGTAGCGGCGGGGATGGGGCGGGCAGTGACGACGCGCTCCTGTGCCCTAGTTGCTGGAGGAGAACGACCAGTTGATCCGGTGCATCATGGAGTACCAGAACAAGGGCCGGGCCGCCGACTGCGTGCAGTAAGTGAGCCGCCGGGGCGCGCCGGGCCGTGCCCTACCCAGTCCGAGCAGTGTCTGACCCGAGACCCGGCCCCGCGCTGtctcctcctcccctacccGGAACCGCCAGAGCCTCAGAGGCTCCTGGGGCTGACGCGAGCCAAGTCGGTTCCAGCTCTTCTGAGCTTTTCTGGCGCTCAGGAAATGCGGGTTTCTTTAAGAGGCTTcccaaaaattattttcacaaaCCCGCAAAGCACAAATGCTGCTGCATTGGAATGAATATGACGGCAGCTCCTTGTCAAGAGTTTTGTGTGTCAGAATGAATCCAGCTCTCCTGAGTGggctttcctttccccctcagtGTGTGAACACCGAGCAGTGCTtacagaggagggaggggagccaGAGTGTGGCTCTCCCGCTGTTCAGCTGTCCAGCTTGCGAAGGCTCTGGCTCGCAGACAgtctgacagcagctgctgagcctgggtgcctgctgcctgcaagtTCAGACCAGGTGACTGCAGAGCTTTGCCATCTCCTGCCTGTGGGCTGCTTGCTTGCGGCTCTGCATCTTTTCAGTGATGATCAGGCAAAGCTCTTTACTGTGCTAGCAAAGTTGGTCAGCACACACTTGGCTAGAGAGCGCAGCTCAAAGGGCTTTAGAACACGAACAAGATATGGAGGCGTTTGCCTTGTGTTATTCATGGTTTGCTGTATTTCTTTCCCTAACAACAAATGCTGATCAGATTGCAGACGTAGCTATTGAAGGGTGGGTAGTTTGCTGTAGAAGGACGCATCTCCTAGCTCtgtttcttctcacaggtacCAGCACATCCTGCACAGAAACCTCATTTATTTAGCTACAATCGCTGATGCAACGCCACCCAGCACACAGAAGACTGCAGAGTGACTGTGCCTGCCTGGACACGAGCAGGAGTGCTGCACAGTCCCACTTTGACTCTTGAAAGGCAGCTAAAAAGTCATCCATGCTTCTATGTAAAAAACATAGGACGTAGTATTTGCTgtaacagcagcctggctttcTTCCCCATCACTGCAGGCAGAACTCAAGGCTGGTGCTTCTCactcttttttcctctaaaaCACTCCATGTAAGTATTCTCAGGAAGTAGCCTGGCTGCCAGGACAGCACTGCCAGCGCTGCCCTCAGaggagcctggcacaggggcACCCACGGCACAGGGGCACccacaacacagcagcagccacctgacAGCTGTGGGTTTATTGGAGTTAATCTGGACTCCTGCCACAATGAAATCACATGTGGGAATGtcctgctgcacagccagctACAGGGGCTAGGGACACATAAACCCACATGGGCACTCAGAAAGGGACAACCTCCCTACCTTGTATATCCAGAGACATTCACCCAGCTGACTGGGAGGACTCCTTAAGACAGGTCCCATGCTAAGGGGAGAAGATCTGACTGCCAGGCTTCTTCTGGGTGGAGAGAGCCCTCTCCATAGCAGGACTCCACCGATACCCTTGGGTACTGCTGGTGACGGCTGAGTTCTCCAAGCAAAGGACCTTCTGGGCCCAAAGGCACCAGCTGATGTCTAAGGGTATCAAGCTAATCTTTATCAGCTCCTAGCAAGCCTCAGCTCTTGGTGCTTGTACCTGCCACAGAGCCTTGCAGTCTGAATGAAGCAAAGGCTGTTCTCTGAGGCTGTGCAACAGTGACTTACAGAACCAAATGTCTAGGAAAGCTGGGACTGCTGCATAAGGGAGAGAAGGCTGCATGTCAGccccagctgtggcacagctctTCCTTTTGACTGGACATGCTCTGTAGTGCAGACTCTGTGCACAAGTAAATTCTTGCATAATCAAAACAGACTCCTCTGGTTCCTAGATACTTGTCAGGTGGATGCTTGTGTGCTCTGAGCCAGAAAGCACACCTGGGATAGTGCCCTTTGGTGCCAGGATGAGCAGAAGCTAAGTAACAGCCTTGGGCCCAGTTCTgttggggcaggagggagctgacTTTTGCTCAGTGTCATCATCACTACATGCAGTGGCCAAAAGTTAAAGTAACTTGGATTTGGTAATGTCCATCTGCACTACCAGTTCAGAGCCACTGCTACAGCAGTTTCTGGGTCAAGGTCCTTTGGTGCAGTCTACCTGCAATAGCAGCCTTAAAGATGCTTCAGCCTGTACGGTGCATAAAGGTCAGGTTTATGAGTCAGTAAGCAGGCAGTTGACACTTTTCAAACTCTTAAATAATCCCATGTTAATGAAATAAGATCTTTGTTACAAACCAAAATTACAGTTTAAGGTGCTGCTCGTTTTCAGCAAGGTGCATATTTTACCCAGGTATGACCTATTAAATGTTTGTCTTTAATAAAGCAAATTGTTGACTTGTACAGaagctttaaaatacaaaatgtacAGTTCCAGTTCAGAAGCCTCAGCTGGTCACAAGAAGCACTGCAGTAAGGGTAAGTTAACTAAGCACCAAACCCTTGCACTGGGCAGTGTAAGTGAAAGTTAATGGCAAGACTCCTTTGCCAAGTGCAACAATTCTCAGGATTCCCAGTGTTGAGAACAGGTTGGAAGCAGAGGACAGAGTAGCACCTACGTGGTCAAAATGCAGACACTTGGGTTTTGCAACTGCCTGACGTGGCTCCAGGACCTCGCCAGCGGCTGTGACTGCAAACAGACTGCAACAACTAGAGAATAGTTTTGGCACTTGTTAGAGAAACTTCAACTCCCCTTTTGGTCTTAGTAGGAACAAGCAGTAAGTACAACCAAAGTGAGGGTTTAATATCAGAGCTAAATGACAAGGCTTAGGAAACTCAAACCCATTCATTGAGTTAAATAACCACTAACACCTTCAGCAGAGGGTCGTGAGGATCAGAGTAGTACAGACCATGGACAGTTTACAGACAGAAGCCACACTGATTGTGCAAAGCACAGTACTGTAAAAACTATGTACAGCAAAGAAACCTCTGTAAACATGGTAAAGATGACTCTCAGAAAAGGTGGTGACAAGATCATAAATACAGGCAACATCGGCATCCTCAAACAGCACGAAAGGTAACGATCTGGGCCTGCAGAGAGCCCctcaccaaacaaacaaacagaaggtGGCTGGGTCCAAAATAACCCCAATGTTTAATAGTTTAGTGTTGTGTATACTTCCTCTAGAGCTGGAGTTCTCTTTTTGGTATCTTTAGACAGAGATGTAGTTTGTATAAACAAAGCCAGGTGTGCTTTATCTCTGTTGAAAAACCCACGGCCTTGGAGCCAAGAACCCATCTCGCTAGTAGTTAACATATTAGAATGATATGAcataagaaaaatacaaaaataagatTAATACTGTCAAAACTCTTATAGCAGAAAATAGTGTGGTTTTTAGACTCTTTCCAagatgaaatatgaaaatttaAATAAGCTCTAACTATATAAAGACTCTTCTGTAATCTCAGTCACTGTACAGTGGGATAGCTATACACATATTTACCATGGTTCTTTAAGCACCAGTCACTCATGGAGccactttggttggaagatgATTCCCAATTCCACAGGTTCACTTAATGGCACATATTGACTGCAAGGAATTACgttatccttaaaaaaaaaataataataatgttctTCTAACTAACTGCTACCCCACCTTTCAGTTCAGTATCTTCTGAGCCAGCTCACAATTGTTAATCCACCGTAGCATCTGAAATAAGACTTTAAACCTCTGCAGGGAGGCTCTGAGGCTCTGCTTTGAGGAGCACTGTGTGGATAATGCCTTtggccagaagcagcagcaaggaatGCTGCATTTCCTGCAAAACCAGGGTCAGGTTATCTACAGGGATGCCATCTCCTGCAAGCAGCTCATGTGTCTGACACAAGgctgagtggtgctgctgaTCTTTACTAGAGTAAGGAAACTACCACAGAACTCCACAACCCTTTGTCCAACAGTTTGTGTGGcacccaaagctgctgctgggcttcctTTCACAGAGCTGTCCCCAGGCCCCTTCTGGAGAATACAAAGGCTACAGCTTGTCCAATCTGAACAGTGTTGAGCAGAGTGACCACTACAGTTTTGCTTCAACATCTTCCCTGTGTTCCAGTAAGATGTT is a window of Indicator indicator isolate 239-I01 chromosome 19, UM_Iind_1.1, whole genome shotgun sequence DNA encoding:
- the SS18L2 gene encoding SS18-like protein 2, which translates into the protein MSVAFVPERLRGKAEVNQETLQQLLEENDQLIRCIMEYQNKGRAADCVQYQHILHRNLIYLATIADATPPSTQKTAE